The genomic window TCGAGAAAATACTTGACCAATAGACCTGCGAGAATGCTCAATATGCCGCCGAGAAATGAACGGGATGCGTAAAATAATCCCGTGTGCGACCTCGGCAGAGATCTGCCCACAATATCTGTATAGGCATTGCCCGCGGGGCCACCAAAAAGAGAAGCGATGCCGTATAGGATGAGAAAGCTGCTCAATACCAGACTGGGGCGCTCGAGTCCGTACCACGCGAGCAGTGGCACGATTGCCCAGATCAGCGACATGCGCATGAGGTTGGCTTGTCTATAAACAGGTAACCGACGCGCACGCCGCTCCAGATATCCCGCCACGAGCAATTGGGGCAAATGCCAACCTGCGCGGTGTAGAGATGCGGCCAGGCCGACCAGCGTATCTGAGGTTGTAAAATGCCGAATAAAAACGGGTAAGACTGTGGTGGGGTCTAAAAATGCCGTGCCAAATGCGAAGATGCCACCATTTAATGTCCCCACAATAAAGTTGAACCGCGCATTGCCCTTTTCAGGTAAGAATCCCAAGGAATTGTCCCCACACCCAGTGAACCGCTAAGTAGTTATACGCTGTTCCACAATATAATGCTTCTTGACAATCGGGAAACTCGTTTCTATATCTTGGTTATAGATTGATTTTTTACGAGGAGAATAATCTCATGTCCAGAATTATCTATCTCGCCAGTCCCTACGGTTTTTCGTCTCAACAGAAACAGAAACTTTTGCCCGAGTTTGTTCAGGTGCTCGAGTCTCTCGGCGCAGAAGTGTGGGAACCGTTTGGACGCAATAATCAGATTGACAAGGCACAGCCCGGATGGGCGTATCAAATCGGGCAGGCAGATGTGCGCGATGTCAAAGAATCAGACGCGATATTTGCCATTGTCAATGGCACGCCGCCCGATGAGGGTGTGATGGTTGAACTCGGGATTGCCATTGCTTTAGGGAAAAAGACCTTTTTGTTTCGAGACGATTTTCGCCGCTGTACCGATTCAGAAGACTATGCGCTTAATCTTATGCTTTTTACTGGTTTGCCAGAACACGGCTGGGAAGATTATTATTACACTTCTTTGGATGAAGTTGTCGATCCGGATAAGGCTCTGGTGCGCTGGCTGAATGGAGCGGTAGATTGACGATAGATGTGTTCGAAAAAAGGGGCGACCTTTTCAGGTTGCCCCTTTTTGTTGTATTTGCTGTGTATTACCGCGCAGCCTCTATGGCCTCGGCTTTCATTTTTTCCCTTTCCACATCGTCCTGCCATCGCGCTTGAATATCTTCGCGCAAACGCCAGAGTGGATCAAAATAAAAGAAAAATGTATCGGGTTTTACTACGGGACTGATATAGACGGCGATTCCGGTTTCCCGGTTGTAATACTCGTAAGAGTGTGCGTCTCGTTTTCCGCCACCGCCCAATGTATCTACAATAAATGTGGGCATGTTGAACCCGGATGTGGTGCCGCGTATGGCTTTTTCAATGGCGAGGCCATCGTCGAGCGTTGTACGCAGGTCTTCAACGCCGCGCACGAGGTCGTGGAAATATACGTAATAGGGTTGTACGTTTAAGTAGCTCAATCGCTTGACCAGGAGTCTCATTGTCTCGGTGCTGCTATTCACGCCGCTTTGAAGTACTGCCTGGTTGCGTATTGTTATTCCGCGGGACTGCAGCCGATTAAGCCCGTCCTGGGTAATGCCGGTGATTTCGGCGGGGTGATTAAAATGGGTGTGCAGGACGACTTCTTTGTGCATTTTGCGCCCGCGATCTACCACGCGCGTCAGCGCATCTACCCAGGCATCATCTGTGACGAGTTTTTGTGGCATGACCGCCGGGCCTTTGGTCGCAAAGCGAAATCGCCGGATGTGGTCGATATCCAGCAGGCGATTGCCCAATTCTTCGAGTTGATCGGCTTTGAGCTGATACATGTCGCCGCCGCTGACTACGACGTCTTCGATTTCGGGGCGCGATTGAATATACCCAATCGCATTGTCCCATCGCTCGCGATTGACCCGCAGATTTACCTTTTCTACATCTTCTGTATCCAGTCCCACGGCATAGCTGCGGGTGCAAAATCGGCAATATACAGGACAGGTGTCCAATACGAGGAATAACACGCGGTCTGGATAGCGATGTGTCAATCCATCAACGGGGGCGTCTCCCAATTCATTGAGCGAATCGAGGTGCAATTCGGGGTGATCGTGCTCTTGCTCGCATCTGAGAGACAAAAATTGTTTGCGAATCGGATCGCGATATGGGTCATCCCAATTGATCAAGCTCGTGATATACGGCGAAATCCGCACACTCATGGGCGCGTGTTGCAGGCCCGCTGCGACTTCTTGATAAAAGTCATTGGATACCCGATCCTCGAGTACTCGCATCAATTTGCCCACGCTGGTTATTGAATGGCGCATCTGAAAGATGTGCGAGTGAAAGGTGCGCGCGTCTATGTCTGCAAAAGCGGGGATGTGTCGCCAGAATTCGTCCCGACGCAATTCGCGATGTGCGAGATCCTCGGGATCGACGGGATGTTTTGTGCGAGGGGCATATACTTCTTCGATAACGTCCATCTTTCTGCCTTTTTATTGAGATACAAGGTATGGTTACGCCTGTGAGCAGGCTATCTATAATACACCCGCTATGTATCTCTGTCAAGTCTGGGCGCGGACAAAAACCTTGTTCAACCTGTTTGTTTATTTTACTTTAAAAACGCTATTGCCATCATTCTGAACGGAATTTTTTATGACAAAACGCGCGTTTGTTCTTCTCATTTTGGGTTTTGCTGTTTTTGCAGCTTTTGTTGGGCTGAGGCTGCTCTCGGTGGTTTATACCGATTATCTCTGGTTTTCATCACTCGGTTTTCACGACGTATTTATCACCATTATACGCACCAAAACCCTCGCCTTTTTCGCATTTGGAAGTGTTTTTGCACTGATTTGCGGTATCAGTATTGTCGCTGCTCGGCGCTATGGACAGCCCACCCGCGTCATGGCGCTTGAGGTTATTATCGATGGCGCTGTTCCCATACCGCCTGATCACTCTCTCCGACAGCGTTACGCCTGGATTGGGATTGTCGCGCTGTTGTCCTTTTTTATGGGTGTTGCTGGCACCACGGCCTGGTCAGTTGTTCTAAAATACGTCAATCCCACCTCTTTTGATCTGGCTGATCCCATATTTGGTCACGACATCGCATTTTATGTTTTTAGCTTGCCGCTGTACAATTTTCTGCAGGGTTGGCTTATTTCCGCAGTTATTGTGACGGGGATTGCTACGGTTGTTTCCTATCATCAGGATAGAGCGCTTCGATACGATGATAAGCGCTGGATTACGACGCCATATGTGCGAGCACACGTTTCGATTCTCGCCGCTATTCTCGCTCTATTACTCGCGTGGGGGTATTGGTTAAAAAAATATGAACTGCTCTATTCTTTTCGCAAAGAAGCTTTTTTTGGCGCGGGTTATACAGATCTCAATATCCAGATATGGGTTTATTATCTGATGCTTTTGGGGCTGGTTGTTCTCGCGGGGTTGCTCTTTTACAATGTGCGCGTTCGCACATGGAAGATTCCCGGATTTGGCGCGGCGGGCTATCTCGGCGCGCTCATTGTCGTGAGTTGGTGCATTCCTATTATTTTTGAATTGGTGGTCGTGCGGCCCAATGAATTTGACAG from Gemmatimonadota bacterium includes these protein-coding regions:
- a CDS encoding nucleoside 2-deoxyribosyltransferase; translated protein: MSRIIYLASPYGFSSQQKQKLLPEFVQVLESLGAEVWEPFGRNNQIDKAQPGWAYQIGQADVRDVKESDAIFAIVNGTPPDEGVMVELGIAIALGKKTFLFRDDFRRCTDSEDYALNLMLFTGLPEHGWEDYYYTSLDEVVDPDKALVRWLNGAVD
- a CDS encoding KamA family radical SAM protein, which gives rise to MDVIEEVYAPRTKHPVDPEDLAHRELRRDEFWRHIPAFADIDARTFHSHIFQMRHSITSVGKLMRVLEDRVSNDFYQEVAAGLQHAPMSVRISPYITSLINWDDPYRDPIRKQFLSLRCEQEHDHPELHLDSLNELGDAPVDGLTHRYPDRVLFLVLDTCPVYCRFCTRSYAVGLDTEDVEKVNLRVNRERWDNAIGYIQSRPEIEDVVVSGGDMYQLKADQLEELGNRLLDIDHIRRFRFATKGPAVMPQKLVTDDAWVDALTRVVDRGRKMHKEVVLHTHFNHPAEITGITQDGLNRLQSRGITIRNQAVLQSGVNSSTETMRLLVKRLSYLNVQPYYVYFHDLVRGVEDLRTTLDDGLAIEKAIRGTTSGFNMPTFIVDTLGGGGKRDAHSYEYYNRETGIAVYISPVVKPDTFFFYFDPLWRLREDIQARWQDDVEREKMKAEAIEAAR